The proteins below are encoded in one region of Dioscorea cayenensis subsp. rotundata cultivar TDr96_F1 chromosome 18, TDr96_F1_v2_PseudoChromosome.rev07_lg8_w22 25.fasta, whole genome shotgun sequence:
- the LOC120282120 gene encoding protein trichome birefringence-like 1: protein MGDPSKHLQNNNFVSDLKALFPVQKTRKTKIFVYGFMFAFIACTAFLAFNSSGSASPWFNSLFNSYSTSASSYRSQVSSIFSYIFPNSSLTASAGASVSEVRVDDGKKDGILGRNQTTGSGVSEKDKGKSVEGLAKNQTEKAVPVKDQGKESVATEKGAVLEGKNQTGNGVQAKNQKGNGGQAKTQTTNGVPAKNQTGNAVSAKKQTGNAVPAKNQTVNAVPAKNQTGNAVPAKNQAGNAVPGKNQPREGSGSKKDGVLEGRNQSKTGVSDKNSTGSGVTASKNTSKQSGVSGSNKNNTKVESKGNVALTKNETAPKKSGNSTINVTKGVPSGAAVVNLTASLKKGNGSSSLSSNGSADKKGDDWIKSMIGCDIFQGRWVKDDSYPLYPEGSCPHIDEPFDCFLNGRPDRSYQKLRWQPNGCNIPRLNATDMLERLRGKRLVFVGDSLNRNMWESLVCVLRNSVKDKKKVFEMSGRREFRTEGSYSFLFKDYGCTIEFFRSPFLVQEWEVPDNHGHKKETLRLDTIEKSSFKYKDAYAIIFNTGHWWTHEKTSKGKDYYQEGTHVYGELKVIEAFHKALNTWAKWVDTNVNPKKTLVFFRGYSASHFSGGQWNSGGACDRETEPIKNETYLAPYPPKMGVLETVLKEMKTPVTFMNITRITDYRKDAHPSIYRKQNLSDEERRAPERYQDCSHWCLPGVPDIWNELLYAQLLIKQYQQKH from the exons ATGGGAGACCCTTCCAAGCATCTCCAGAACAACAATTTTGTCTCCGATCTGAAGGCTTTGTTCCCGGTTCAGAAGACGAGGAAGACGAAGATCTTTGTCTATGGCTTCATGTTTGCGTTCATTGCTTGTACTGCGTTCCTCGCCTTCAACTCTTCCGGAAGCGCTTCCCCCTGGTTCAATAGTTTGTTCAATTCCTATTCCACTTCGGCTTCTTCTTATAGATCCCAGgtttcctccatcttttcctaTATTTTTCCCAACTCCTCCCTTACTGCGAGTGCTGGGGCGTCTGTCAGTGAAGTGAGGGTTGATGATGGGAAAAAAGATGGGATCTTGGGGAGGAATCAGACCACCGGGAGTGGAGTTTCAGAGAAGGATAAGGGAAAGAGTGTTGAGGGTTTGGCCAAGAATCAAACTGAAAAAGCAGTTCCTGTGAAGGATCAGGGAAAAGAGAGTGTTGCGACTGAAAAAGGTGCAGTCTTGGAAGGGAAAAACCAGACAGGAAATGGAGTTCAGGCGAAGAATCAGAAGGGAAATGGAGGTCAGGCGAAGACTCAGACGACAAATGGAGTTCCAGCGAAGAATCAGACGGGAAATGCAGTTTCAGCGAAGAAACAGACGGGAAATGCAGTTCCGGCGAAGAATCAGACAGTAAATGCAGTTCCGGCAAAGAATCAGACCGGAAATGCAGTTCCAGCGAAGAATCAGGCAGGAAATGCAGTTCCTGGGAAGAATCAGCCGAGAGAAGGCTCAGGATCAAAGAAAGATGGAGTCTTGGAGGGAAGAAACCAATCCAAAACTGGAGTTTCAGATAAGAATAGCACTGGAAGTGGAGTTACGGCATCAAAGAACACTTCCAAACAGAGTGGGGTATCAGGGAGCAATAAGAACAATACAAAGGTTGAGTCTAAAGGAAATGTGGCTTTAACAAAGAATGAAACAGCTCCAAAGAAGAGTGGAAATTCGACAATCAATGTAACCAAAGGGGTTCCCAGTGGAGCAGCTGTTGTAAACCTCACTGCTTCACTGAAGAAGGGAAATGGTTCATCTTCATTGAGTTCCAACGGCAGTGCTGACAAGAAGGGAGATGATTGGATCAAAAGTATGATTGGTTGTGATATATTCCAAGGGAGATGGGTGAAGGATGATTCTTATCCTCTTTACCCTGAAGGTTCTTGTCCTCATATTGACGAACCTTTTGATTGCTTTCTTAATGGAAGGCCTGACCGATCATACCAGAAACTCCGATGGCAGCCCAATGGCTGCAACATCCCAAG GTTGAATGCAACTGATATGTTGGAACGATTGAGAGGAAAGAGGCTTGTTTTTGTTGGCGATTCACTGAATAGGAACATGTGGGAGTCACTTGTTTGTGTATTGAGAAACTCTGTTAAGGACAAAAAGAAGGTTTTTGAGATGTCTGGTAGGCGGGAATTCCGAACAGAAGGTTCATATTCCTTCTTATTCAAG GATTATGGCTGCACGATCGAGTTCTTTCGATCACCATTTCTTGTTCAGGAGTGGGAGGTGCCGGATAACCATGGCCATAAGAAGGAAACACTAAGGCTAGATACAATTGAGAAATCTTCCTTCAAATACAAGGATGCTTATGCAATCATATTTAACACCGGCCATTGGTGGACTCATGAGAAAACTTCTAAAGG GAAAGATTATTACCAAGAAGGGACCCATGTTTACGGTGAACTAAAAGTTATTGAAGCATTTCACAAAGCTCTGAATACATGGGCAAAGTGGGTGGATACCAATGTGAACCCGAAGAAAACTCTGGTTTTCTTCCGGGGCTATTCAGCGTCTCACTTCAG TGGAGGGCAATGGAATTCAGGTGGAGCTTGCGACAGAGAGACAGAACCCATCAAGAATGAGACCTATCTTGCACCTTATCCGCCGAAAATGGGCGTTCTGGAAACAGTGCTTAAAGAGATGAAAACTCCAGTCACTTTCATGAACATCACTAGAATTACTGATTATAGGAAAGATGCACATCCCTCCATCTACCGGAAGCAAAACCTTTCCGATGAGGAGAGACGAGCACCAGAAAGGTACCAAGACTGCAGCCATTGGTGCTTACCTGGAGTTCCGGACATTTGGAATGAGCTACTATATGCACAGTTACTGATCAAACAATATCAACAGAAGCACTAA
- the LOC120282547 gene encoding formate--tetrahydrofolate ligase has product MATSKTIRRLEVVSPVPADIDIANSTSALHISDIADELGLSADHYDLYGRHKAKVLLSVLDQFEESPDGYYVVVGGITPTPLGEGKSTTTVGLCQALGAFLDKKVVTCLRQPSQGPTFGIKGGAAGGGYSQVIPMDEFNLHLTGDIHAITAANNLLAAAIDTRIFHEASQSDKALFNRLCPANKEGKRSFANVMFRRLKKLGISKTNPDELTPEEIKRFARLDIDPDSITWRRVMDVNDRFLRKITIGQGPEEKGMTRETAFDISVASEIMAVLALTTSLADMRERLGRMVIGNSRAGEPITADDLGVGGALTVLMKDAINPTLMQTLEGTPVLVHAGPFANIAHGNSSVVADKIALKLVGKGGFVVTEAGFGADIGTEKFMNIKCRYSGLTPQCAIIVATIRALKMHGGGPEVVAGKPLDHAYLSENVGLVEAGCVNLVRHICNTRAYGVNVVVAINKFASDSEAEMNVVRNAALAAGAFDAVVCTHHTHGGKGAVDLGIAVQRACENQTQSLNFLYPLDFSIKEKIEAIAKSYGASGVEYSEQAEKQIEMYTNQGFSNLPICMAKTQYSFSHVPSQKGAPEGFVLPIRDVRASIGAGFIYPLVGTMSTMPGLPTRPCFFEIDIDIATGKVLGLS; this is encoded by the exons ATGGCGACTTCCAAGACGATCAGAAGATTGGAAGTGGTTTCGCCGGTGCCGGCCGACATCGACATCGCTAACTCTACTTCTGCGCTTCACATCTCCGACATCGCCGATGAGCTTGGTCTCAGCGCGGATCACTATGACCTCTATGGGAGGCACAAGGCTAAGGTTCTCCTCTCGGTTCTGGATCAGTTTGAAGAGTCACCGGATGGGTACTACGTCGTCGTCGGCGGGATCACCCCCACGCCGCTTGGGGAGGGGAAGTCTACCACTACTGTTGGGCTCTGTCAGGCTCTTGGAGCTTTTCTTGATAAAAAG GTTGTCACTTGCCTCCGCCAACCATCACAAGGCCCCACATTTGGGATTAAAGGAGGTGCTGCTGGTGGCGGTTACAGCCAAGTTATACCTATGGATGAGTTCAATCTTCACCTTACTGGAGACATTCATGCAATTACGGCTGCAAACAACCTCCTTGCTGCTGCCATAGATACTCGGATCTTTCATGAGGCATCCCAGTCAGACAAAGCTCTATTCAACAGACTGTGTCCTGCAAACAAAGAAGGAAAGCGAAGTTTTGCCAATGTTATGTTCAGGCGTCTTAAGAAGCTGGGCATCTCAAAGACCAACCCTGATGAGTTAACACCTGAAGAAATCAAACGATTTGCCAGGCTTGATATTGACCCAGATTCTATTACCTGGAGAAGAGTAATGGATGTAAATGATCGATTCTTGCGGAAAATTACTATTGGACAAGGTCCTGAAGAAAAAGGAATGACTAGAGAAACAGCCTTTGACATATCGGTCGCTAGTGAGATCATGGCTGTATTGGCCCTCACCACATCTCTTGCAGACATGAGGGAGAGGCTAGGAAGGATGGTGATTGGCAACAGTAGGGCTGGTGAACCGATTACTGCTGATGATCTAGGTGTTGGAGGTGCTTTAACAGTGCTGATGAAAGATGCCATAAACCCTACTCTGATGCAAACACTGGAAGGAACTCCAGTTCTTGTTCATGCTGGACCTTTTGCCAATATAGCTCATGGAAATTCCTCAGTAGTAGCTGATAAAATTGCTCTTAAGTTAGTCGGAAAAGGTGGTTTTGTTGTTACAGAAGCAGGTTTCGGTGCTGATATTGGCACAGAAAAGTTCATGAATATAAAATGTAGGTATAGTGGGTTGACACCACAATGTGCAATTATAGTAGCAACAATAAGAGCTCTCAAGATGCATGGTGGTGGCCCTGAGGTGGTGGCTGGGAAACCTTTGGATCATGCTTACTTAAGTGAAAATGTTGGCCTTGTGGAGGCTGGTTGTGTTAATCTTGTGAGACATATCTGTAACACGAGAGCTTATGGGGTGAATGTTGTGGTTGCTATCAACAAATTTGCTTCGGATTCTGAGGCCGAGATGAATGTAGTGAGAAATGCAGCTTTGGCAGCGGGTGCTTTTGATGCAGTTGTTTGCACCCATCATACGCATGGTGGTAAAGGGGCG GTTGACCTTGGCATTGCAGTTCAAAGAGCTTGTGAAAACCAGACTCAGTCTCTGAATTTCTTATATCCTCTTGACTTCAGCATTAAAGAGAAAATCGAGGCAATAGCCAAATCCTATGGTGCTAGTGGTGTTGAATACTCGGAACAG GCTGAGAAGCAGATTGAGATGTATACGAACCAAGGGTTCTCTAACTTACCAATATGCATGGCGAAAACCCAATACTCATTCTCGCATGTCCCATCGCAGAAGGGTGCTCCAGAAGGGTTTGTGCTACCAATTAGAGATGTCAGGGCTAGCATTGGAGCTGGATTTATATATCCACTCGTTGGAACAATGAGCACCATGCCTGGTCTTCCAACAAGACCTTGCTTCTTTGAAATCGACATCGACATTGCCACAGGGAAAGTTCTCGGTCTTTCTTAG
- the LOC120282549 gene encoding thioredoxin-like 3-1, chloroplastic: MAILVPNSHMLYRDVLHRDQQYYQGSNGGGGGGGGCTSVAVQFGRRSVLSKEMGKRRRKRREAVKAMGFWQDVTSNSSSSNRPSSIEMDAITCMDDLDEALRQAQELSRPILIDWMASWCRKCIYLKPKLEKLAAEFHPRIKFYFVDVNKVPQTLVKRGNISKMPTIQLWKDGEWKAEIIGGHKAWLVLDEVREMIQNNL, translated from the exons ATGGCAATCCTGGTTCCAAACTCTCACATGCTATACAGAGATGTTTTGCATAGAGATCAGCAATATTATCAAGGATccaatggtggaggaggaggaggaggaggatgcaCATCAGTGGCAGTTCAGTTTGGGAGGAGATCAGTGTTATCAAAAGAAATGGgaaagaggaggaggaagagaagagaagCTGTCAAAGCAATGGGGTTCTGGCAAGATGTAAcaagcaacagcagcagcagcaacagacCAAGCTCAATTGAAATGGATGCAATCACATGCATGGATGATTTGGATGAAGCCTTACGTCAGGCTCAGGAATTATCTCGCCCTATTCTCATTGACTG gatGGCTTCTTGGTGTAGGAAATGCATATATCTGAAGCCCAAATTAGAAAAGCTTGCAGCAGAGTTTCATCCCAG AATAAAATTCTACTTCGTAGATGTAAACAAAGTTCCTCAAACTCTTGTGAAACGTGGGAATATTTCT AAAATGCCAACTATTCAG CTGTGGAAAGATGGAGAATGGAAAGCTGAGATAATTGGTGGGCATAAAGCTTGGCTTGTCTTAGATGAAGTCAGGGAAATGATCCAAAATAACTTGTAA
- the LOC120282548 gene encoding E3 ubiquitin-protein ligase MPSR1-like — protein sequence MSSATAAVHAQTFWCHECDMSVSLIPSSSPPRCPHCRGDFLESMEDLSLSLALPLPFSASNSDSDDLDLDFHFAVDQDPSPSPSPPRRVCGPSPAPRSAIDAIPTVEISESSLICAVCKDDLPLRSSARRLPCSHLYHSDCIVPWLSLHDSCPLCRSPLEPSAPRGLSSSSVRSDDNLINMLRSLNRRRRRRVVGVESSTRMARVEVGSTGMENSGETVSSRWLEDDGDIVISEIREGLLD from the coding sequence ATGTCGTCCGCCACCGCCGCCGTCCACGCCCAGACGTTCTGGTGCCACGAATGCGATATGAGCGTTTCTCTCATCCCTTCTTCTTCCCCTCCTCGCTGCCCTCACTGCCGTGGTGACTTCCTTGAATCCATGGAAGACCTCTCCCTATCCCTCGCCCTCCCCCTCCCCTTCTCTGCCTCCAACTCGGACTCCGACGACCTTGACCTCGACTTCCACTTCGCCGTCGACCAAGACCCGTCCCCTTCCCCCTCGCCTCCTCGCCGCGTCTGCGGTCCCTCCCCCGCCCCTCGATCCGCCATCGACGCCATCCCCACCGTCGAGATCTCGGAATCCTCTCTCATCTGCGCCGTCTGTAAAGATGATCTCCCCCTCCGCTCCTCCGCCCGCCGCCTCCCTTGCTCCCACCTCTATCACTCTGATTGCATCGTCCCCTGGCTTTCTCTCCACGACTCCTGCCCCCTCTGCCGCTCCCCTCTTGAACCCTCCGCTCCCCGTGGCCTCTCGTCTTCGTCGGTTAGATCTGATGATAATCTTATCAACATGCTGCGCAGCCTTAATCGCCGGAGGAGAAGGAGGGTCGTCGGCGTGGAGTCGTCGACGAGGATGGCTAGGGTTGAGGTTGGGTCTACGGGGATGGAGAACAGCGGTGAAACGGTGTCCTCCCGATGGTTGGAGGATGATGGCGACATTGTGATCTCTGAGATCAGAGAGGGCTTGTTGGATTGA
- the LOC120282880 gene encoding uncharacterized protein LOC120282880, which translates to MSNQGRIWVLYDTTHDNLMVIEQHLQFIHCKITWGEETIFWTCVYGSYNSTVIREMWRELTRIGIDLQAPWLIQGDFNSVSSNEDRIGGIPINKEAASEFQNWILGLNLVEVQSSGPRFTWTNYQEGERRIYRKLDWCFSNQAFYSRKKDLVCSIVSNCISDHCGILVDIHGSKENIKSPFRFFNMWCDHPNFFAIIERIWNTPIRGSHMYRVYCRLELLRTELKCLNKRDFADISRRVSICKQNLEGIRSMLLSDLFNVGMQKEEANLICQLQKLLNWEESLLKQKARCQWVHAGDQNSKFFFRLLQQRKTRNNINQLILSNGDICIDRNEIKDAIVAYFQDFLGTSKAREGCFDRSGFHEKIVAVGDGVLLCQMPTGKEIKEALWSIKDNKCPGPDGRVISDNIMLAHELIRGYHKEKLGCCAMKIDLQKAYDSVSWDFLEEVLLAFQFPDHFIKLIMSSVRSCMFSVLINGKLEGYFPGQVGLRQGDPISPLLLVMCMEYLTRCFNKMALNGFQYHRDCEELKFKHLCFANDLFVFAKGDIPSIGMINATLKHFQEVSGLKPNLQKSEVYFSGVGQFEKKHIINLLGFKKGTLPVKYLRLPLISTKLTKAHCQDLVGKITARISSWTVKTLSYAGRNFLWHRSESSSRGGLVAWNVVCQMKTYGGLGIKPVQVWNQIAQLKHIWELIKGKQTLWAIWVAKTKLRRLSFWGITKKADNSWN; encoded by the exons GTGGAGAGAGCTCACAAGAATTGGAATTGATCTACAAGCTCCATGGCTTATACAGGGTGATTTTAACTCTGTCAGTAGCAATGAAGATAGGATTGGTGGAATTCCAATTAACAAGGAAGCAGCAAGTGAATTCCAGAATTGGATCTTGGGTTTAAATTTGGTGGAGGTTCAAAGTAGTGGTCCAAGGTTCACTTGGACTAATTATCAAGAAGGGGAGAGAAGAATTTACAGGAAACTTGATTGGTGTTTTTCTAAtcaagctttttattcaaggaAGAAAGACCTTGTGTGCAGTATAGTAAGTAATTGTATATCAGATCATTGTGGAATATTAGTTGATATACATggttcaaaagaaaatataaagtccCCATTCAGATTCTTCAATATGTGGTGtgatcatcccaatttttttgCTATTATTGAAAGAATATGGAATACACCAATTAGAGGAAGCCACATGTACAGAGTTTACTGCAGATTGGAATTGCTGAGAACTGAGCTAAAATGTTTGAATAAACGAGACTTTGCTGATATTTCAAGGAGAGTGTCTATTTGCAAACAGAATTTGGAGGGAATCAGAAGTATGTTACTATCTGATCTTTTTAATGTTGGAATGCAAAAGGAAGAGGCAAATTTGATATGTCAGTTACAGAAATTATTAAATTGGGAGGAGAGCTTATTAAAGCAAAAGGCTAGATGCCAGTGGGTTCATGCTGGTGACCAAAATTCCAAGTTCTTCTTTAGATTGTtgcaacaaagaaaaacaagaaataatattaatcaaCTGATTTTATCAAATGGTGATATATGTATAGACAGGAATGAAATCAAGGATGCTATAGTAGCATACTTTCAGGATTTTCTGGGTACTTCAAAAGCCAGGGAAGGATGTTTTGATAGAAGTGGTTTCCATGAAAAGATTGTGGCTGTTGGAGATGGTGTATTATTATGTCAAATGCCTACAGGGAAGGAAATTAAAGAAGCTCTGTGGAGTATCAAGGATAATAAATGCCCAGGTCCAGATG GCAGAGTGATATCAGATAATATAATGCTTGCTCATGAGCTAATTAGAGGGTATCATAAAGAGAAATTGGGGTGTTGTGCAATGAAGATTGATTTGCAAAAAGCTTACGACTCTGTATCTTGGGATTTCCTCGAAGAAGTTCTGTTGGCTTTTCAATTTCCAGATCATTTTATAAAGCTTATCATGAGTTCTGTTAGATCTTGCATGTTTTCAGTACTTATCAATGGGAAATTGGAAGGGTATTTTCCTGGGCAAGTTGGTTTAAGACAAGGAGATCCCATTTCTCCACTTTTATTGGTGATGTGCATGGAGTATTTGACTAGATGCTTTAACAAAATGGCATTGAATGGTTTTCAATATCATAGAGATTGTGAGGAGCTTAAATTCAAACATCTATGTTTTGCAAATGACTTGTTTGTATTTGCAAAGGGTGATATTCCTTCTATTGGAATGATTAATGCAACTTTGAAGCATTTCCAAGAAGTGTCAGGACTAAAGCCTAATTTGCAGAAGAGTGAAGTCTATTTCTCTGGAGTAGGTCAGtttgaaaagaaacatatcATCAATTTGTTGGGATTTAAGAAGGGGACTCTTCCTGTTAAGTACTTGAGGCTTCCACTTATATCTACTAAATTGACAAAAGCACATTGTCAAGATCTTGTAGGAAAAATTACTGCTAGAATTTCGTCATGGACTGTAAAGACACTCTCCTATGCAGGCAG aaattttctgtgGCATCGTTCAGAGAGCTCTAGCAGAGGAGGCTTAGTTGCTTGGAATGTGGTGTGTCAGATGAAAACTTATGGTGGCTTGGGTATTAAGCCTGTGCAGGTTTGGAATCAGATAGCACAATTGAAGCACATTTGGGAATTGATCAAAGGAAAACAAACTCTTTGGGCAATATGGGTGGCCAAAACTAAATTGAGACGGCTTAGTTTCTGGGGCATCACTAAGAAGGCTGATAATAGCTGGAATTGA